One Streptococcus gallolyticus subsp. gallolyticus DSM 16831 DNA window includes the following coding sequences:
- a CDS encoding carbohydrate ABC transporter permease — protein sequence MKTKKITFGKILQYLILLIGATVAILPILVVFIGSFKSNTEFLSTGVLELPKSLDFSNYKTAFVNGQMLLGFKNTLIIFVVSMVGKLTLASMFAYAVSRFDFKLKKLILTLFMLAMLIPSITSQVATFQIINSLGLFNKIWSVILLNLGTDVISVYVFLQYLDEIPISLDESAYLDGASHFGIFWRIILPNLKAPIVTMLIISGVGVYNDFYNPFLYMPDRNLKVISTALFAFKGPYGTNWPVILAGVVIVILPILIVFLSLQKYIYNGVAGSVK from the coding sequence ATGAAAACGAAAAAAATAACATTTGGAAAAATTCTTCAATACCTTATCTTGCTAATTGGAGCAACCGTTGCGATTTTGCCGATTTTGGTTGTCTTTATCGGCTCATTCAAATCAAATACTGAATTTTTGAGTACGGGTGTTTTGGAATTACCAAAATCACTAGATTTCTCAAATTATAAGACGGCTTTTGTGAATGGGCAAATGTTGCTCGGTTTTAAAAATACGTTGATTATCTTTGTGGTTAGTATGGTTGGGAAATTGACTCTTGCCTCAATGTTTGCTTATGCGGTTAGTCGATTTGATTTTAAACTGAAAAAGCTTATCTTGACGCTCTTTATGTTGGCAATGTTGATTCCGAGCATCACTAGCCAAGTTGCAACTTTCCAAATCATCAATTCACTTGGATTGTTTAACAAAATTTGGTCAGTTATTTTGCTCAATTTGGGAACTGATGTTATTTCCGTCTATGTCTTTTTACAATATCTGGATGAAATTCCAATTTCTCTTGATGAATCAGCTTATCTTGACGGTGCTAGTCATTTTGGTATTTTCTGGCGCATTATTCTCCCAAATTTGAAAGCTCCGATTGTTACCATGTTAATTATCAGTGGTGTCGGTGTTTACAATGACTTTTACAATCCTTTCCTTTATATGCCAGACCGTAATTTGAAAGTTATTTCAACAGCGCTCTTTGCCTTTAAGGGACCTTACGGAACTAATTGGCCTGTGATTTTGGCAGGGGTTGTCATCGTTATTTTGCCAATTTTAATTGTCTTTTTATCACTTCAAAAGTACATCTACAATGGTGTTGCTGGTTCAGTAAAATAG